A window of the Synechococcus sp. JA-3-3Ab genome harbors these coding sequences:
- a CDS encoding RNA-guided endonuclease InsQ/TnpB family protein, which translates to MRISSPSCTASAVGSTDSENIGLQSRKIRIYPEPALAKVWKRWQAACRYCYNQAIAYQRQHGAPKTARKLRDIILRSDLPGWVKDVPCHIKQNAVVEAWLAFRRSKDARFRSVRDRSHTLQFNAGNFRNGTWYPKLTRGLTFRASEEMPREWARGTELMRVKDRWYAIFPEPVNEQCSLAKGVIALDPGVRSFLTGFDGAGFVDIAKGDFGRIVRLCYHLDDLQSRLSKAPRPKRRRMRQAAFRLRERIRNLVDECHRKVAAFLTDNYRLIFLPTFESAKMVAKAGRKFGSKTARAMLTWAHYRFKQLLKFQAKKKNVVVVEVSEAYTSKTCTKCGHIHTKLGGAKVFRCPKCNHRLPRDWQGALGVMLRALRDTAFLFGLRPSSAVASASRSDNGNGQNAIASPLSSNAQQCSA; encoded by the coding sequence TTGAGGATATCCTCACCATCCTGCACTGCTTCAGCAGTCGGCTCTACGGACTCAGAAAATATCGGGCTGCAATCGAGAAAGATACGGATTTATCCGGAGCCAGCGCTGGCTAAAGTTTGGAAGCGGTGGCAAGCGGCGTGCCGGTACTGCTACAACCAAGCGATTGCCTATCAGCGTCAGCATGGTGCCCCAAAAACGGCCAGAAAGCTGCGGGACATCATCCTGCGCTCCGACCTGCCCGGGTGGGTGAAGGACGTCCCTTGCCACATCAAGCAGAACGCGGTCGTCGAGGCGTGGCTGGCGTTTCGCCGAAGCAAAGACGCGAGGTTTCGCAGTGTGCGGGACAGGTCGCATACGCTGCAATTCAACGCCGGCAACTTTCGCAATGGGACGTGGTATCCGAAACTCACCCGAGGCTTGACGTTCCGTGCATCCGAGGAGATGCCCAGAGAATGGGCACGTGGAACTGAGCTAATGCGGGTGAAAGACAGATGGTATGCCATCTTCCCTGAGCCCGTGAACGAGCAGTGTTCGTTAGCAAAGGGGGTGATCGCACTTGATCCTGGAGTAAGAAGCTTCCTTACAGGGTTTGATGGGGCGGGCTTTGTAGATATCGCCAAGGGAGACTTTGGCAGGATCGTTCGGCTGTGCTACCACCTAGACGATCTGCAGTCTAGGCTGAGTAAAGCACCGAGACCCAAGCGTAGGCGAATGCGGCAAGCGGCGTTTCGTCTGCGGGAGAGAATCAGGAACTTGGTGGACGAGTGCCATCGTAAGGTAGCAGCGTTCTTGACGGATAACTACCGATTGATATTCCTCCCCACTTTCGAGTCAGCCAAGATGGTTGCCAAGGCAGGGAGGAAGTTTGGTAGCAAGACAGCAAGGGCGATGCTCACCTGGGCGCACTACCGGTTCAAGCAGCTCCTGAAGTTTCAAGCCAAGAAGAAAAACGTGGTTGTCGTGGAAGTATCGGAAGCGTACACCAGCAAAACCTGTACCAAGTGCGGGCACATCCACACCAAGTTGGGTGGCGCAAAGGTGTTTAGATGCCCAAAGTGCAACCATAGGCTACCACGAGATTGGCAAGGCGCTCTGGGTGTTATGCTCAGGGCTTTGCGGGATACCGCCTTTCTGTTTGGACTCCGTCCGAGTAGCGCGGTCGCGTCAGCATCGCGTAGTGACAACGGAAACGGACAGAATGCTATCGCTTCACCGCTGAGCAGTAATGCTCAGCAGTGTTCAGCGTAA
- a CDS encoding IS607-like element ISSoc2 family transposase, translated as MARYVKPREAADYFGVCLHTLRRWEQKGWINATRTPSGRARRYDLDSYIGLRPADANRAPKKDKRVVLYARVSSRGQKPDLERQIARLVDLYPGAEVVGEVGGGLNFKRPKFLALLERVRAGDVGTIVVAHRDRLCRFGFEFVEWYCRQYGCEILVLDDDHLSPQQELVEDILTILHCFSSRLYGLRKYRAAIEKDTDLSGASAG; from the coding sequence ATGGCTAGGTATGTAAAACCGAGAGAAGCGGCGGATTATTTTGGGGTGTGTCTCCACACCTTGAGGCGATGGGAACAGAAGGGCTGGATCAATGCAACACGTACACCATCCGGTAGGGCGAGAAGGTATGACCTCGACAGCTACATTGGCCTCCGGCCCGCTGACGCGAACAGAGCGCCCAAGAAGGACAAACGAGTCGTTTTGTACGCCCGAGTCAGCAGTCGAGGGCAGAAACCAGACTTGGAGAGACAGATTGCAAGACTGGTTGACCTCTATCCTGGAGCCGAAGTGGTCGGAGAGGTTGGCGGCGGTCTCAACTTCAAAAGACCAAAGTTCCTTGCCTTATTGGAACGAGTCCGTGCGGGAGATGTCGGAACAATTGTGGTCGCTCACCGGGATCGACTCTGCCGGTTTGGATTTGAGTTCGTTGAGTGGTACTGCCGTCAATACGGATGCGAAATCTTGGTTCTCGATGACGATCACCTTTCTCCCCAACAGGAACTGGTTGAGGATATCCTCACCATCCTGCACTGCTTCAGCAGTCGGCTCTACGGACTCAGAAAATATCGGGCTGCAATCGAGAAAGATACGGATTTATCCGGAGCCAGCGCTGGCTAA
- a CDS encoding class I SAM-dependent methyltransferase, translating into MTRSALSAADRALSLYEALPYPNVPLSQSARNALGEMFKMSYTTAQYLRTHALVPSEGKVMLNAGCGSGWETLMMAEANPGAQIVACDLSPASVKLTEERLRHHGFTDVQCYVLNVLELDRLGIQFDFISLNDVLYLLADPTEGLRAMKKVLKPEGIIRANLHSRRQRQVFLRLQAALQKVGQFDVPPAVGAQHVREFMGSLQEEVAKAVLWNPASYTEDAAIMNNYLLSNDKGFTIPEVFGMLQQAGLGFLSLVDMPDWSLESLFKQVPEFVRQRLETLSVMERLHLYELIRPAHRLIDFWAEHAGSSLVLPWTDADWLAGSVQFNPLLMDNARFHQEYNKALQENCTYEMQWTGATHGRIRIPAEKVKWLAPLLQGPTPVAKLIQRVVELGSLTEEQATDEVLTFLTALEDFLFVMLQ; encoded by the coding sequence ATGACCAGATCCGCCCTCTCGGCTGCAGACCGGGCCCTCAGCCTCTACGAGGCTCTGCCCTACCCCAACGTGCCCCTCTCGCAGTCGGCCCGCAATGCCCTGGGGGAGATGTTCAAGATGAGCTATACCACCGCCCAGTACCTACGCACCCACGCCCTCGTCCCGTCCGAGGGCAAGGTGATGCTCAACGCCGGCTGTGGCTCCGGCTGGGAGACGCTGATGATGGCGGAGGCCAATCCGGGCGCCCAGATCGTGGCCTGTGATCTGTCGCCGGCTTCGGTCAAGCTCACCGAGGAACGCCTGCGGCACCACGGCTTCACCGATGTCCAGTGCTACGTCCTCAACGTGCTGGAGCTGGATCGCCTGGGGATCCAGTTCGATTTCATCAGCCTGAACGATGTTTTGTATTTGTTGGCGGATCCCACTGAGGGCTTGCGGGCGATGAAAAAAGTCCTCAAGCCCGAGGGCATCATTCGCGCCAATCTCCACAGCCGCCGCCAACGCCAGGTGTTTCTCCGCCTGCAGGCAGCTTTGCAAAAGGTGGGGCAATTCGACGTCCCGCCGGCGGTGGGGGCGCAACATGTGCGGGAGTTCATGGGATCCCTGCAGGAAGAGGTGGCCAAGGCGGTGCTGTGGAACCCGGCCAGCTATACCGAAGATGCCGCCATCATGAACAACTATCTGCTCTCCAACGACAAGGGATTCACGATCCCCGAGGTGTTTGGCATGTTGCAGCAGGCGGGGTTGGGCTTTTTAAGCCTGGTGGATATGCCCGACTGGTCGCTGGAGTCTCTCTTTAAGCAAGTGCCGGAGTTTGTGCGGCAACGGCTGGAAACCCTCAGCGTCATGGAGCGGCTGCACCTCTACGAGCTGATCCGGCCTGCCCATCGCCTCATCGACTTTTGGGCCGAGCACGCCGGCTCTTCCCTGGTGCTACCTTGGACGGATGCAGATTGGTTGGCGGGATCCGTGCAATTCAACCCCCTGCTGATGGACAACGCTCGCTTCCACCAGGAGTACAACAAGGCCCTGCAAGAGAACTGCACCTACGAAATGCAGTGGACAGGGGCCACCCACGGGCGGATCCGCATCCCTGCCGAGAAGGTGAAATGGCTGGCCCCGCTGCTGCAGGGGCCAACTCCGGTGGCAAAGCTGATTCAGCGGGTCGTCGAGTTGGGATCCCTGACGGAAGAACAGGCAACTGACGAGGTGCTGACCTTCCTGACGGCGTTGGAAGACTTTCTATTCGTCATGCTGCAGTAG